One genomic window of Augochlora pura isolate Apur16 chromosome 5, APUR_v2.2.1, whole genome shotgun sequence includes the following:
- the LOC144470383 gene encoding putative cytochrome P450 6a14 gives MVDIFQILCGVLVLLLALYYYLSSSYNYWKKLGIAGPQPSLIFGNLKSTSLAQISMSEAIKKMYDEYKKEPVCGIYGGSTPILIVNDLNLVKDILIGDFSLFASRGLPVYPKVEPLEEHLFLLEPEIWRPLRARLSPVFTSGKLKDMFPIVAKCGEHLEKYLDTVTEKAVPVDCREIAAKYTTDVIGTCAFGIDMNAIADEDSEFRRMGREIFAPSLKHIIRNMLKLFFPAIYVRVGHLVQAKKVTNFFTKVVQDAMNYRKENNVVRPDFINMLLELKKNPSQLEHIELTDTFLTAQAFVFFLAGFETSSSTIGHALYELALQPDIQDKLRKEIRKYMEENAREGKSLTYDQVKEMKYLDAVFRETLRKHPILPVLVRQVSTDYTFKGTEITIPKDTKIWIPVYGIHNDPDIYTNPEVFDPERFTNNGISTRHPMSFLAFGDGPRNCIGARFAFYQSKVGLISILRNHKVEVCEKTTIPFKSDSRSFLLTLKGGVMLKMSKLE, from the exons ATGGTAGacattttccaaatattatgCGGCGTCCTCGTATTGCTGCTAGCACTTTACTACTACCTCAGTTCATCCTACAACTACTGGAAAAAGCTTGGCATTGCTGGACCACAACCCTCGCTGATATTCGGTAATCTTAAATCGACCTCGTTGGCACAAATATCCATGAGCGAAGCCATAAAGAAAATGTacgatgaatataaaaaagagCCAGTATGCGGAATCTATGGCGGCAGTACaccaattttaattgtaaatgatcTCAATCTAGTGAAGGATATTCTGATCGGGGACTTTTCCTTGTTCGCATCTCGAGGTTTACCTGTGTATCCTAAG GTAGAACCTTTGGAAGAGCATCTGTTTCTTTTGGAGCCTGAAATATGGCGTCCACTGAGAGCAAGACTCTCGCCAGTGTTTACGTCTGGTAAACTTAAAGACATGTTCCCAATAGTGGCAAAATGTGGAGAACACTTGGAGAAATACTTGGACACTGTGACAGAAAAGGCAGTGCCTGTGGATTGCCGAGAAATAGCAGCGAAATATACAACCGACGTGATCGGCACCTGTGCCTTTGGAATCGACATGAATGCCATCGCGGACGAGGACAGCGAATTTCGCCGAATGGGCAGAGAAATATTCGCACCGTCtttgaaacatattattagaaatatgtTGAAACTGTTCTTCCCAGCGATATACGTACGAGTAGGTCATTTAGTGCAGGCGAAGAAGGTCACTAATTTCTTTACGAAGGTGGTCCAGGACGCAATGAAttacagaaaagaaaataatgtggtCAGACCCGATTTCATCAATATGCTTCTGGAGCTAAAGAAGAATCCGAGTCAGTTGGAACATATTG AATTGACGGACACGTTCCTGACAGCGCAGGCGTTCGTCTTCTTCTTAGCAGGATTTGAAACATCATCGTCAACAATAGGACATGCGCTTTACGAACTAGCACTACAACCAGACATACAGGACAAATTACGTAaggaaattcgaaaatatatgGAAGAAAACGCGAGGGAAGGTAAAAGTTTAACGTACGATCAAGTCAAAGAAATGAAGTATCTGGATGCAGTGTTTCGAG AGACGCTAAGAAAACATCCAATATTGCCAGTGCTAGTAAGACAGGTTAGCACAGACTATACATTTAAGGGCACTGAAATCACAATTCCTAAAGACACGAAGATATGGATACCAGTATATGGCATCCATAATGATCCTGATATTTACACAAATCCTGAGGTTTTTGATCCTGAACGATTTACCAATAATGGTATTTCAACCAGGCATCCTATGAGCTTCTTGGCTTTTGGCGATGGGCCCAGAAATTGTATAG GAGCTCGTTTTGCATTTTACCAAAGCAAGGTTGGACTTATTTCCATTCTTCGTAATCACAAGGTCGAAGTCTGCGAGAAGACGACGATTCCGTTCAAGTCTGACAGCCGATCGTTCTTGCTGACCCTTAAAGGAGGagtaatgttaaaaatgtcaaagcttgaataa